A region from the Xenopus laevis strain J_2021 chromosome 4S, Xenopus_laevis_v10.1, whole genome shotgun sequence genome encodes:
- the LOC108715176 gene encoding cdc42 effector protein 2, which yields MQCDISSNGNFMSLESKEIAKMSAKAPIYLKRSRRKGKLRDFLSPDMISPPLGDFRHTIHIGSGEGDTFGDISFLQGKFHLLPQSTPGSSTTSPDATPPTSHVDLLNPTPCHSDLLSPLLKNAISLPAIGGPQPLSLPPSPPTKPPRLHLDDTNKGSLGDVEENFPVGVSANNRFSAEESEEQILAHAGSILSLHVDLGPSIMEDVLQVMDQS from the coding sequence ATGCAATGCGATATCAGTTCTAACGGGAATTTCATGAGTCTCGAAAGCAAAGAGATTGCAAAGATGTCCGCCAAGGCTCCGATATACCTAAAGAGAAGTAGACGTAAAGGAAAGCTGAGAGACTTCCTGTCACCTGACATGATTAGCCCGCCCCTTGGAGATTTCCGGCACACTATTCACATCGGCAGTGGGGAAGGGGATACGTTTGGAGACATTTCCTTCTTACAGGGAAAATTTCACCTTCTCCCTCAGTCGACGCCTGGTTCCTCAACTACTTCTCCAGATGCAACACCACCCACCTCCCATGTGGATCTTCTCAACCCAACACCCTGCCATTCAGATCTTCTCTCGCCTCTTCTGAAGAATGCCATCTCACTACCTGCTATTGGTGGACCACAGCCTCTGTCCCTTCCACCGTCCCCACCAACAAAACCACCACGACTTCACCTGGATGATACAAACAAGGGTTCATTGGGTGACGTAGAAGAGAATTTCCCAGTAGGTGTATCTGCGAATAATCGCTTCAGCGCAGAAGAGAGCGAAGAACAAATTCTTGCCCATGCTGGATCTATTTTGTCTCTTCATGTTGATCTAGGACCATCTATTATGGAGGATGTCTTGCAGGTCATGGACCAGAGCTAA